One stretch of Rhinolophus ferrumequinum isolate MPI-CBG mRhiFer1 chromosome 3, mRhiFer1_v1.p, whole genome shotgun sequence DNA includes these proteins:
- the LOC117020864 gene encoding histone H3.3A, with the protein MARTKQTARKSTGGKAPRKQLATKAARKSAPSTGGVKKPHRYRPGTVALREIRRYQKSTELLIRKLPFQRLVREIAQDFKTDLRFQSAAIGALQEASEAYLVGLFEDTNLCAIHAKRVTIMPKDIQLARRIRGERA; encoded by the coding sequence ATGGCTCGTACAAAGCAGACTGCCCGCAAATCTACCGGTGGTAAAGCACCCAGGAAGCAACTGGCTACAAAAGCCGCTCGCAAGAGTGCGCCCTCTACTGGAGGGGTGAAGAAACCTCATCGTTACAGGCCTGGTACCGTGGCACTCCGTGAAATTAGACGTTATCAGAAGTCCACTGAACTTCTGATTCGCAAACTTCCCTTCCAGCGTCTGGTGCGAGAAATTGCTCAGGACTTCAAAACAGATCTGCGCTTTCAGAGTGCAGCTATTGGTGCTTTGCAGGAGGCAAGTGAGGCCTATCTGGTTGGCCTTTTTGAAGATACCAACCTGTGTGCTATCCATGCCAAACGTGTAACAATTATGCCAAAAGACATCCAGCTAGCACGCCGCATACGTGGAGAACGTGCTTAA